From Herbiconiux flava, one genomic window encodes:
- a CDS encoding winged helix-turn-helix transcriptional regulator, whose protein sequence is MSDYEKVCLIRGDQGRAIRALLDRVADKWSLLVIATLHDTRLRFTDLQRTVPGISQRMLTRTLGHLAEDGLVTRTSYPEVPPRVEYELTPKARTLLPHAIALADWAVQNIDSAASEPRDEDHGVRGTARRDDA, encoded by the coding sequence ATGTCGGACTACGAGAAGGTCTGCCTGATCCGAGGCGACCAGGGCCGAGCCATCCGTGCCCTGCTCGACCGCGTCGCCGACAAGTGGTCCCTGCTCGTGATCGCCACCCTCCACGACACCCGCCTGCGCTTCACCGACCTCCAGCGGACCGTCCCGGGCATCTCGCAACGGATGCTCACCCGCACCCTCGGCCACCTCGCCGAAGACGGCCTCGTGACCCGGACCTCCTACCCCGAGGTGCCACCCCGCGTCGAGTACGAGCTCACCCCGAAGGCCCGCACCCTGCTCCCCCACGCGATCGCCCTCGCCGACTGGGCGGTGCAGAACATCGACTCCGCCGCGTCGGAGCCGCGCGATGAGGATCACGGCGTGCGCGGTACCGCCCGCCGAGACGACGCCTAG
- a CDS encoding DoxX family protein has product MFIAYWIVAGLLAVFYVYSGGIKAVRSKEALRPMMGWVDDMPFGVVRAIGVVEVLGAVGLIVPPLLAVAPWLAFAAAVGLVLVQVGAGVVHLRRGENVWMNVALAVVAGVVVWLATVWL; this is encoded by the coding sequence ATGTTTATCGCCTACTGGATCGTCGCCGGGCTGCTGGCCGTGTTCTACGTGTACTCCGGTGGGATCAAGGCGGTGCGGTCGAAGGAGGCATTGCGGCCGATGATGGGGTGGGTCGACGACATGCCGTTCGGTGTCGTGCGGGCTATCGGTGTTGTTGAGGTGCTCGGGGCAGTCGGGCTAATTGTGCCGCCACTTCTCGCGGTCGCGCCATGGCTCGCCTTTGCCGCAGCTGTCGGGCTCGTTCTCGTGCAGGTGGGGGCGGGGGTCGTGCACCTTCGGCGTGGGGAGAACGTGTGGATGAATGTGGCGCTCGCCGTGGTCGCGGGAGTAGTGGTGTGGCTGGCGACGGTCTGGCTCTGA
- a CDS encoding DUF4011 domain-containing protein yields the protein MDSNNPEVTRAPEGADERETTATAPVTPTAATAAATAATARLELTTAGVVSYAQANARLSALEAVTITNDGPARRGATLEIEATDAFGSLGAPSTTLIDLAEHATITLDERTLHLDPARMLAVDEQRPGRITARLSDADGTLIAQAAADVDVLAASQWRTTPVQLGMELLPAYVQPNAAVIQPLLHEAGELLEQATGDRSMTGYQLDDPSRVDATVAAIFEAMRERGIRYAEPPASWAGTGQKVRTPAEVLEGRVGTCLDTTVVLAAALEQAGINSTLWIFDGHALLGYWRHNSELGSVVDFEPADLINRVALGQIVLIETTAVTDQRAGDSETAMSAAKSAARARVEGAPSTFIGAVDVGAARSASIFPLPSRSVDADGAVVVTEYRVAPRVATRDGRATTAIGGEGAGRASAPPRVAQWKNSLLDLSLRNRLINFTDRAGYSLAVPSGSLAQLEDQISSGLQLSLRPSNTVSAVDRERKIQYGRELPDETRAQLLADRKEAYIDITDESYATKLRYLAYKAKTIVEETGANNLYLAFGMLHWTFNDRELRSPLILVPVTLTTANRGSLYRLTLDESGASTPNYCLLEKLGQAFDLSIPGLAEPVQDGAGIDLQAAFTATRQAVLDAGLPFRVDDTVNLGILQFAKFRLWKDLDENWESLAANPLVKHLIETPTAAFSDPVPPAAEGTVDLDALSAQCPVPADSSQLEAVAEAAQGRTFVLEGPPGTGKSQTITNLLAKALTDGKRVLFVAEKRAALSVVQRRLEEIGLGPFSLDLHDKGARPTAVRAQIKSALEHRVTTDGAALTTNLEIANSNRRTLSRYADRLHESNPAGLSLYSARTSELAADAFVPALPVPASLVASGSPEDFDAIRTALRDLPETADYVRPQRVNPWGFVVDRPEAPIDAAATHAAAKTFDSAIAAAVNAGNAPEFIDLAQTPEQLADWSRIDGYQREPLAVIDAARDTTSPWNQHAQSVLDQLATLAQTPPPWLQQAQPEAIALDAAGIHAEALAADQSGFFGRKKRRRAVAARLAPVLKTPDAVDLKQLSTLTGQIAASAEHLNALRATVQQLPGVHLATDWNPLRPSDADAARTQIAWLRWVGSTIGVRPGDQADPFTTESRRLYETTAPEANRSAALSALSTAWGDLITAAHTTANGLAAWATAHEPSEPTATPTHRGFFDAWAATRPGRAVDSPTPVALDRWLAFSRALEPLRRRSLTDAVSALETGDLSADDARLSFEKGLAAASVDEREQSTGLADFDPTAHNRSIERFTTSALAIRAELPNAIPAHVLALRRFDSSAPAGQVGLLRRQLERQRGGMSVRTLLDTFGELITQILPITLMSPESVARFFPAKPGLFDIVVFDEASQIRVADAVGAMGRAGSVVVVGDSKQMPPTSFGEAAIDADDELELSAEAVAVADEESILSECVQSQVPSKWLSWHYRSQDESLITFSNHHYYESRLSSFPAPLRSTERDALDGYGVSMVRVNGVFNRAGKGKELRTNRIEAEAIVAEIRRRFDAASRAQADVPLAEFEAPSLGVVTFNAQQRDFTENLLRDTGDERILKALDHDSEGLFVKNLENVQGDERDAILFSIAFSVNDKGFLPLNFGPLQRAGGERRLNVAVTRARRQVLLFASFDPSELRAEQTSSVGVKHLKSYLEMASRGSDALEADPRRTAIFDRHRDDIAAELRMRGLAVKTDVGLSDFRVDLSVAPAATPDRPLLAVLLDGDSWRARRTVADRDGLPTEVLKNLMHWPAVERVWLPEWLHAREAVLDRLELAIADALSAAHDDAEVARVDSMVEQALEDDLEIDDAEPDSVAPSTPIADAERGLFLRSIATAAPASTADDLLSHYTPWVPRRVGSIAVLDALPRQDAARAVEAVIREIVTTEGPVHLVRLAKLVAAAFDLNKVAQSRAAAILRHVPAEMTTHSTEPFAWPTEIDPTTWRGARSSQQGDGRSPDHVSLIEIANAMAIVAEASAGLAEPDLKREAFVVFGGRRMTEAISTRLDAALEWGVENGRLRRAEAGIIQSAS from the coding sequence ATGGACAGCAACAACCCTGAAGTCACCCGTGCGCCCGAAGGCGCCGACGAGCGCGAGACGACGGCGACGGCGCCAGTGACGCCAACAGCAGCAACAGCAGCAGCAACAGCAGCAACAGCGAGGCTCGAACTCACGACCGCCGGCGTCGTCAGCTACGCCCAAGCCAACGCCCGCCTCTCCGCGCTAGAAGCCGTCACCATCACGAACGACGGCCCCGCCCGCCGCGGCGCCACCCTCGAGATCGAGGCCACCGACGCCTTCGGCTCCCTCGGCGCCCCGAGCACCACGCTGATCGACCTGGCCGAGCACGCCACCATCACCCTCGACGAGCGAACCCTCCACCTCGACCCCGCCCGGATGCTCGCCGTCGACGAGCAACGCCCCGGCCGCATCACCGCCCGCCTGAGCGACGCCGACGGCACCCTGATCGCCCAGGCAGCCGCAGACGTCGACGTCCTCGCCGCCTCCCAATGGCGCACCACCCCGGTGCAGCTCGGCATGGAGCTGCTCCCCGCCTACGTGCAGCCGAACGCCGCCGTGATCCAGCCGCTCCTGCACGAGGCCGGTGAGCTGCTCGAGCAGGCCACGGGCGACCGCAGCATGACCGGCTACCAGCTCGATGATCCGAGCCGGGTGGATGCGACGGTCGCGGCGATCTTCGAAGCCATGCGAGAACGAGGCATCCGCTACGCCGAACCGCCCGCCAGCTGGGCGGGCACCGGTCAGAAGGTGCGCACCCCGGCCGAGGTACTCGAGGGCCGGGTCGGCACCTGCCTCGACACGACGGTGGTGCTCGCCGCCGCCCTCGAGCAGGCGGGCATCAACTCGACGCTGTGGATCTTCGACGGCCACGCCCTGCTCGGCTACTGGCGCCACAACAGCGAGCTGGGCTCGGTGGTCGACTTCGAGCCCGCCGACCTGATCAACCGCGTGGCGCTCGGCCAGATCGTCCTGATCGAGACGACGGCCGTCACCGACCAGCGAGCCGGCGACTCCGAGACGGCCATGAGCGCCGCGAAGAGCGCCGCGAGAGCGCGCGTCGAGGGCGCGCCGAGCACGTTCATCGGCGCCGTCGACGTGGGCGCGGCACGGTCGGCGAGCATCTTCCCGCTGCCGTCCCGCTCGGTCGACGCCGACGGCGCCGTAGTCGTCACCGAGTACCGGGTGGCCCCGCGGGTGGCGACGCGCGACGGCCGCGCGACGACGGCGATCGGCGGTGAGGGGGCGGGGCGAGCATCCGCCCCACCCCGCGTGGCGCAGTGGAAGAACTCGCTGCTCGACCTGAGCCTGCGCAACCGGCTGATCAACTTCACCGACCGCGCCGGCTACTCGCTCGCCGTGCCGAGCGGCTCCCTCGCGCAGCTCGAGGACCAGATCAGCTCGGGGCTGCAGCTGTCTCTGCGACCCTCGAACACGGTCAGCGCCGTCGATCGCGAGCGCAAGATCCAGTACGGGCGCGAGCTGCCCGACGAGACGCGCGCGCAGCTGCTCGCCGACCGCAAGGAGGCGTACATCGACATCACCGACGAGTCGTACGCCACGAAGCTGCGCTACCTCGCCTACAAGGCGAAGACGATCGTCGAGGAGACCGGCGCCAACAACCTCTACCTCGCCTTCGGCATGCTGCACTGGACGTTCAACGACCGCGAGCTGCGGTCGCCGCTCATCCTCGTGCCGGTCACGCTGACGACGGCCAACCGCGGCTCGCTCTACCGGCTCACGCTCGACGAGTCGGGCGCGTCCACCCCCAACTACTGCCTGCTCGAGAAGCTGGGCCAGGCGTTCGATCTGAGCATCCCGGGGCTGGCCGAGCCTGTTCAGGATGGCGCGGGCATCGACTTGCAGGCCGCGTTCACCGCGACGCGGCAGGCGGTTCTGGATGCCGGACTGCCCTTCCGGGTCGACGACACCGTGAATCTGGGCATCCTCCAGTTCGCGAAGTTCCGGCTCTGGAAGGACCTCGACGAGAACTGGGAGTCGCTCGCCGCCAACCCCCTCGTGAAGCACCTAATCGAGACGCCGACCGCGGCCTTCTCCGACCCGGTGCCGCCCGCGGCCGAGGGCACCGTCGACCTCGACGCCCTGAGCGCGCAGTGCCCGGTGCCGGCCGACTCGTCGCAGCTCGAGGCCGTCGCCGAGGCCGCGCAGGGCCGCACCTTCGTGCTCGAGGGCCCTCCCGGAACGGGCAAGTCGCAGACCATCACGAACCTGCTGGCGAAGGCGCTCACTGACGGCAAGCGCGTGCTGTTCGTCGCCGAGAAGCGCGCGGCCCTCAGCGTGGTGCAGCGCCGCCTCGAGGAGATCGGCCTCGGCCCGTTCTCACTCGACCTGCACGACAAGGGCGCGCGGCCCACGGCGGTGCGCGCGCAGATCAAGTCGGCGCTCGAGCACCGGGTGACGACCGACGGCGCCGCGCTCACGACGAACCTCGAGATCGCGAACTCGAACCGCCGCACGCTCTCCCGCTACGCCGACCGGCTGCATGAGAGCAACCCGGCGGGGCTCTCCCTCTATTCGGCGCGCACGAGCGAGCTGGCGGCCGACGCCTTCGTGCCCGCGCTGCCGGTGCCGGCGTCGCTGGTCGCGAGCGGCTCGCCCGAGGACTTCGACGCGATCCGCACCGCGCTGCGCGATCTGCCCGAGACGGCCGACTACGTGCGGCCGCAGCGGGTGAACCCGTGGGGCTTCGTGGTCGACCGGCCGGAGGCGCCGATCGACGCGGCCGCCACGCACGCCGCGGCGAAGACGTTCGACAGCGCGATCGCAGCGGCCGTCAACGCTGGAAACGCCCCCGAGTTCATCGACCTGGCGCAGACCCCCGAGCAGCTCGCCGACTGGTCGCGCATCGACGGCTACCAGCGCGAGCCGCTCGCTGTGATCGACGCCGCCCGGGACACGACGAGCCCCTGGAATCAGCACGCCCAGTCCGTCCTCGACCAGCTCGCCACCCTGGCGCAGACCCCGCCGCCCTGGCTGCAGCAGGCGCAGCCCGAGGCGATCGCGCTCGACGCGGCGGGCATCCACGCCGAGGCGCTGGCCGCCGACCAGTCGGGCTTCTTCGGCCGCAAGAAGCGCCGCCGCGCGGTCGCGGCCCGCCTCGCCCCGGTGCTGAAGACCCCGGATGCGGTCGACCTCAAGCAGCTCTCGACTCTCACCGGCCAGATCGCCGCCTCGGCCGAGCACTTGAACGCACTCCGAGCCACCGTGCAGCAACTGCCCGGCGTGCACCTCGCCACCGACTGGAACCCGCTCCGCCCGAGCGACGCCGACGCGGCCCGCACCCAGATCGCCTGGCTGCGCTGGGTCGGCTCGACCATCGGCGTGCGCCCGGGCGACCAGGCCGACCCGTTCACCACCGAGAGCCGCCGTCTCTACGAGACCACTGCACCCGAAGCGAATCGTTCAGCAGCCCTGTCGGCACTGAGCACCGCCTGGGGCGACCTCATCACCGCAGCGCACACGACGGCGAACGGCCTCGCCGCTTGGGCGACAGCACACGAGCCGAGCGAGCCGACAGCCACCCCCACCCACCGCGGCTTCTTCGATGCCTGGGCCGCCACCCGCCCCGGCCGCGCCGTCGACTCCCCCACCCCGGTCGCCCTCGACCGCTGGCTCGCCTTCTCCCGAGCCCTCGAACCGCTCCGCCGCCGCAGCCTGACCGACGCGGTAAGCGCTCTGGAAACCGGCGACCTCTCAGCCGACGACGCCCGCCTGTCGTTCGAGAAGGGTCTCGCGGCGGCATCCGTCGACGAGCGCGAGCAGAGCACCGGCCTGGCCGACTTCGACCCCACCGCCCACAACCGCTCGATCGAGCGCTTCACCACGAGTGCGCTGGCCATTCGCGCCGAGCTACCGAACGCCATCCCGGCGCACGTGCTGGCCCTGAGGCGTTTCGATTCGAGCGCGCCGGCCGGCCAGGTGGGCCTGCTGCGTCGCCAGCTCGAGCGGCAGCGGGGCGGGATGAGCGTGCGCACCCTGCTCGACACCTTCGGCGAGCTGATCACCCAGATCCTGCCGATCACGCTGATGTCGCCCGAGTCGGTCGCTCGCTTCTTCCCCGCGAAGCCGGGCCTGTTCGACATCGTGGTCTTCGACGAGGCCTCGCAGATCCGGGTGGCGGATGCGGTGGGCGCCATGGGCCGCGCCGGCTCCGTCGTCGTGGTGGGCGACAGCAAGCAGATGCCGCCGACCAGCTTCGGCGAGGCGGCCATCGACGCCGACGACGAGCTCGAGCTCTCGGCCGAGGCGGTCGCCGTGGCCGACGAGGAGTCGATCCTCTCGGAGTGCGTGCAGTCGCAGGTGCCGAGCAAGTGGCTGTCGTGGCACTACCGCAGCCAGGACGAGTCGCTCATCACCTTCAGCAACCACCACTACTACGAGAGCCGCCTCTCGTCGTTCCCGGCGCCCCTCCGCTCGACCGAGCGCGACGCACTCGATGGCTACGGTGTCTCGATGGTGCGCGTGAACGGCGTCTTCAACCGCGCCGGCAAGGGCAAGGAGCTGCGCACCAACCGCATCGAGGCCGAGGCGATCGTGGCCGAGATCCGCCGTCGCTTCGACGCCGCCTCGCGCGCCCAGGCGGACGTGCCCCTGGCCGAGTTCGAGGCCCCGTCGCTCGGCGTGGTCACGTTCAACGCCCAGCAGCGCGACTTCACCGAGAACCTGCTGCGCGACACCGGCGACGAGCGCATCCTGAAGGCGCTCGACCACGACAGCGAGGGCCTGTTCGTGAAGAACCTCGAGAACGTGCAGGGCGACGAGCGCGACGCCATCCTCTTCTCGATCGCCTTCAGCGTGAACGACAAGGGCTTCCTGCCGTTGAACTTCGGCCCCCTGCAGCGCGCCGGCGGCGAGCGCCGCCTCAACGTGGCGGTCACCCGGGCCCGCCGCCAGGTGCTCCTGTTCGCGAGCTTCGATCCCTCCGAACTCCGCGCCGAGCAGACCAGCTCGGTGGGCGTGAAGCACCTGAAGTCCTACCTCGAGATGGCCTCCCGCGGCTCCGACGCCCTCGAGGCCGACCCGCGCCGCACGGCGATCTTCGACCGCCACCGTGACGACATCGCTGCAGAATTGCGGATGCGCGGCCTGGCCGTCAAGACCGACGTCGGCCTCTCCGACTTCCGTGTCGACCTCAGCGTCGCGCCGGCCGCGACCCCCGACCGCCCCCTCCTCGCGGTCCTCCTCGACGGCGACTCCTGGAGGGCCCGCCGCACGGTCGCCGACCGCGACGGCCTCCCCACGGAGGTGCTGAAGAACCTGATGCACTGGCCGGCGGTCGAACGCGTCTGGCTCCCGGAGTGGCTGCACGCCCGCGAGGCGGTGCTCGACCGCCTGGAGCTGGCGATCGCTGACGCCTTGTCTGCGGCTCACGACGACGCAGAGGTCGCCCGCGTCGACTCGATGGTCGAGCAGGCGCTCGAGGACGACCTTGAGATCGACGACGCCGAGCCCGATTCCGTCGCGCCGTCGACCCCGATCGCCGACGCCGAGCGAGGCCTATTCCTCCGGTCGATCGCGACGGCGGCACCGGCGTCGACCGCCGACGACCTCCTCTCCCACTACACGCCCTGGGTGCCGCGCCGCGTCGGCTCGATCGCCGTCCTCGACGCGCTCCCCCGCCAGGACGCCGCCCGAGCCGTCGAGGCCGTCATCCGCGAGATCGTGACGACCGAGGGCCCGGTGCACCTGGTGCGCCTCGCGAAACTCGTGGCGGCAGCCTTCGACTTGAACAAGGTCGCCCAGTCCCGTGCCGCGGCAATCCTCCGCCACGTCCCCGCCGAGATGACGACCCACTCGACGGAGCCCTTCGCCTGGCCGACCGAGATCGACCCGACGACCTGGCGCGGCGCCCGCTCATCCCAGCAGGGCGACGGCCGCTCCCCCGACCACGTCTCCCTCATCGAGATCGCCAACGCCATGGCAATCGTCGCGGAAGCATCAGCGGGCCTGGCCGAGCCCGACCTGAAGCGCGAGGCCTTCGTAGTCTTCGGCGGCCGCCGGATGACCGAGGCGATCAGCACCCGCCTTGACGCAGCCCTCGAGTGGGGCGTCGAGAACGGCCGCCTCCGCCGCGCCGAAGCAGGCATCATCCAGTCGGCGTCCTGA
- a CDS encoding Fic/DOC family protein, whose protein sequence is MASPDFIDPYLIPGSTVLCNLVGAVTATDLAEAEADLSFARAVELLDNPVRPTNDLREFKAIHRHLFQDVFDWAGQVRSVDVRKDVPGAQFFLPVGYIERAAEICFGELAEEQHLKRLGRDDFIQRLAFHYEKINYIHAFREGNGRTQRIFWNRIALEAGWQLDWRPVHGEENHAAARAGSDDDDLEPLVAMFDKVVTRADAHERDRAMTEIKRLSIAPSERT, encoded by the coding sequence ATGGCCTCTCCTGACTTCATCGACCCGTACCTGATACCCGGCTCAACCGTCCTCTGCAACCTCGTCGGGGCTGTCACCGCTACCGACCTGGCCGAAGCCGAGGCCGATCTCTCGTTCGCTCGCGCGGTAGAGCTGCTGGACAATCCGGTCAGGCCCACGAATGATCTCCGCGAGTTCAAGGCGATTCATCGGCACCTGTTCCAGGACGTCTTCGACTGGGCCGGCCAAGTCCGCTCGGTCGATGTTCGAAAAGACGTGCCAGGCGCACAGTTCTTCCTACCGGTCGGCTACATCGAGCGCGCTGCTGAGATCTGCTTCGGCGAACTGGCGGAGGAGCAGCACCTGAAAAGGCTTGGGCGCGACGATTTCATACAGCGGCTCGCGTTCCACTACGAGAAGATCAACTACATCCACGCGTTTAGAGAGGGCAACGGCAGGACGCAACGGATCTTCTGGAACCGCATCGCCCTCGAAGCCGGCTGGCAGCTCGACTGGCGACCGGTCCACGGCGAGGAGAATCACGCGGCCGCTCGTGCGGGATCCGACGACGACGACCTCGAGCCCCTCGTCGCGATGTTCGACAAGGTGGTCACTCGAGCGGATGCGCACGAGCGCGATCGGGCGATGACCGAAATCAAGCGGCTCTCGATCGCACCCTCGGAGAGGACCTGA
- a CDS encoding antitoxin VbhA family protein: MTITETRAQQVEAAIHSAEIEGLTVSDSTRADADSYVAGVIDSSELVDRVRARYGLS; the protein is encoded by the coding sequence ATGACCATCACTGAAACGCGAGCACAGCAAGTCGAAGCGGCGATTCACAGCGCCGAGATCGAGGGCCTGACAGTGAGTGACAGCACCCGGGCTGATGCTGATTCGTATGTAGCCGGCGTGATCGACTCGAGCGAACTCGTCGACCGTGTCCGTGCCCGTTATGGCCTCTCCTGA
- a CDS encoding DUF732 domain-containing protein: MPERYVVDPKSGEEILLADGESPTAGLRRRQIEKIEEARSDLARRAATARAKPLAAQPPGTGSTKAGKPVQTADEAAARSRRIRLGLIAGGVVLVLGIAAIATTSAVSAGIREQEAAAAEQVRIERLAEQEAEDAAADKKAEEQALADALASGREQLDSSRDFATASAAYATDAQKADLEASRAGLEEAMDAKVRADIVVALESVKASVKLIGTAEEAAARQAAEAQKGVDDQYLLAAQAAGASVTDRESALRSAHSYCDSLTSGDQTFEVLVATIHSRQRNDAAISSYCPQFADAAGVASQVFSIGSKVVGADIAEGTYTTLKKGVKDCYWERSDGGGEIIDNSFISFAPDGVSVTVHNGEGFTTSGCGLWILQ; the protein is encoded by the coding sequence GTGCCAGAACGATATGTAGTCGATCCGAAATCAGGCGAAGAGATCCTTCTGGCAGACGGTGAGTCGCCGACGGCGGGCCTCCGCCGCCGGCAGATCGAGAAGATCGAGGAAGCTCGTTCGGACCTGGCGAGGCGAGCGGCGACAGCTCGCGCAAAGCCACTCGCGGCGCAACCTCCGGGCACAGGGTCGACCAAAGCTGGCAAGCCGGTACAGACAGCAGATGAGGCCGCCGCTCGCTCACGTCGGATCAGACTAGGGCTCATCGCGGGTGGCGTGGTGTTGGTCCTCGGCATCGCCGCGATCGCCACGACCTCGGCGGTTTCCGCCGGCATCCGGGAACAGGAAGCTGCCGCTGCCGAGCAAGTGAGGATTGAGCGGTTGGCAGAGCAGGAGGCCGAGGATGCCGCGGCAGACAAGAAGGCAGAGGAGCAGGCGCTGGCTGATGCCCTAGCCAGCGGGCGAGAGCAACTCGACTCCTCACGTGACTTCGCGACCGCGTCGGCTGCCTATGCAACTGACGCGCAGAAGGCTGACCTCGAAGCGAGTCGCGCAGGCCTCGAGGAAGCGATGGATGCGAAGGTGAGGGCCGATATCGTTGTCGCACTGGAGAGTGTGAAGGCCAGCGTCAAGCTCATCGGCACGGCCGAGGAAGCTGCAGCCCGCCAAGCTGCCGAAGCGCAGAAAGGGGTGGACGATCAGTACCTCTTGGCCGCTCAAGCGGCCGGTGCCAGCGTGACCGATCGCGAATCCGCCCTTCGCAGTGCCCATTCGTACTGCGATTCGCTCACGTCCGGCGATCAGACGTTCGAGGTGCTCGTCGCGACCATTCACAGCCGTCAGAGGAACGACGCGGCGATCTCGTCCTACTGCCCGCAATTCGCTGATGCTGCCGGGGTCGCATCTCAGGTGTTCAGCATCGGCTCGAAGGTGGTGGGAGCTGACATAGCCGAGGGGACCTACACCACGTTGAAGAAGGGTGTGAAGGACTGCTATTGGGAGCGATCTGACGGTGGGGGAGAGATCATTGACAACAGCTTCATCAGCTTCGCGCCCGACGGCGTCTCGGTGACCGTGCACAACGGTGAAGGCTTCACGACGAGTGGCTGCGGTCTCTGGATCCTGCAGTGA
- a CDS encoding low temperature requirement protein A, translated as MSARFATAAVTSREGDRVTTLELFFDLAFVFAFTQLSRLMAQQHDALGILQALVILALLWWAWTSYGWLTNIAHADRGVVRVAMIVGMTAMFVAGLVVLEAYDDPPDGLVGPLVFVGAYLVARMTHAIVFVWLAEPSLRRRTLLTVTLSVIPSGALLVVGALLGGTWQLWLTIAAVAIEPIVSAKTSVGVAWPVRSTAHFTERHGLIVILALGESILGIGTGAATEPISVGILGGVILSMLICIALWWAYFTRLSGEAEHALLVVPATDRGRTATAAYTYLHLLLVAGIVLAALGLEVAMAHIETPDPLGLFGAAALGGGAACYLAGTAAFARRLLGTWNVARLAIATLFVAVVPVLGMLAPLAALAGVVALLIALFAAERFAPSAAGRRGPRGVTAGSRDRSHSS; from the coding sequence GTGAGCGCCCGGTTCGCAACTGCCGCCGTCACCAGCCGCGAAGGCGACCGCGTCACCACCCTCGAGCTCTTCTTCGACCTCGCCTTCGTGTTCGCCTTCACCCAGCTCAGCCGGCTGATGGCGCAGCAGCACGACGCGCTCGGCATCCTGCAGGCGCTGGTCATCCTCGCGCTGCTGTGGTGGGCCTGGACGTCGTACGGCTGGCTCACCAACATCGCCCACGCCGACCGGGGCGTGGTGCGCGTGGCGATGATCGTCGGCATGACGGCGATGTTCGTCGCCGGCCTCGTGGTGCTGGAGGCCTACGACGACCCGCCCGACGGCCTCGTCGGCCCCCTCGTCTTCGTCGGCGCCTACCTCGTCGCCCGGATGACCCACGCGATCGTCTTCGTCTGGCTCGCCGAGCCGTCACTGCGTCGGCGCACCCTCCTCACGGTCACGCTCTCCGTCATCCCGTCGGGAGCGCTGCTCGTCGTCGGCGCCCTCCTCGGCGGGACCTGGCAGCTCTGGCTCACGATCGCCGCCGTCGCGATCGAGCCCATCGTCTCGGCCAAGACCAGCGTCGGCGTCGCCTGGCCCGTGCGCTCGACGGCCCACTTCACCGAGCGGCACGGCCTGATCGTCATCCTCGCCCTCGGCGAGTCGATCCTCGGCATCGGCACCGGGGCGGCGACCGAGCCGATCAGCGTCGGCATCCTCGGCGGCGTCATCCTGTCGATGCTGATCTGCATCGCCCTCTGGTGGGCCTACTTCACCCGCCTGAGCGGCGAGGCCGAGCACGCCCTCCTGGTCGTCCCCGCCACCGACCGCGGACGAACGGCAACGGCCGCGTACACCTATCTCCACCTCCTCCTGGTCGCCGGCATCGTGCTCGCCGCGCTCGGCCTCGAGGTCGCGATGGCCCACATCGAGACCCCCGACCCCCTCGGCCTCTTCGGCGCCGCCGCCCTCGGCGGAGGAGCAGCCTGCTACCTCGCCGGCACCGCGGCCTTCGCCCGCCGTCTGCTCGGCACCTGGAACGTCGCGCGCTTGGCGATCGCGACGCTCTTCGTCGCCGTCGTTCCAGTGCTCGGGATGCTCGCGCCACTCGCTGCGCTGGCCGGCGTGGTGGCGCTCCTCATCGCGCTCTTCGCGGCCGAACGATTCGCGCCCTCCGCCGCCGGCCGCCGTGGTCCCAGAGGAGTCACTGCAGGATCCAGAGACCGCAGCCACTCGTCGTGA
- a CDS encoding SDR family NAD(P)-dependent oxidoreductase translates to MSEQTSNQKIVVVTGASSGIGRGAAIEIAARGMGVVVTYNARPEGAERTVEEIREAGGTAVALPLDIGRTDTFPAFTTALTRVLSSEWGATSIHALVNNAGFGGGLAFEEMTEDALDAYYRVLLRGPYFLTQALLPLIEHGGAIVNTSSSAVRPGDTEPGYSGYAAMKGGLATATRYLAKELSGRAIRVNSVSPGPTRTRLGDNAFERFPEVIDGLAAKTAFGRIGEPADIGKVIAFLVSDDSAWITGEDILATGGYAL, encoded by the coding sequence ATGAGCGAACAGACCAGCAACCAGAAGATCGTCGTCGTCACCGGAGCGAGCTCCGGCATCGGACGCGGCGCCGCCATCGAGATCGCCGCCCGCGGAATGGGCGTCGTCGTCACCTACAACGCCCGCCCCGAGGGTGCCGAGCGAACCGTCGAGGAGATCCGCGAGGCCGGCGGCACCGCCGTCGCGCTCCCCCTCGACATCGGCCGCACCGACACCTTCCCCGCGTTTACGACCGCCCTCACGAGGGTGCTGAGCAGCGAATGGGGCGCTACGAGCATCCACGCCCTGGTGAACAACGCCGGCTTCGGCGGCGGCCTGGCCTTCGAGGAGATGACCGAGGACGCCCTCGACGCCTACTACCGCGTGCTGCTGCGCGGCCCGTACTTCCTCACCCAGGCCCTCCTGCCCCTGATCGAGCACGGCGGCGCGATCGTGAACACCTCCAGCAGCGCGGTGCGGCCGGGCGACACCGAACCCGGCTACTCGGGGTACGCGGCGATGAAGGGCGGGCTCGCCACCGCCACCCGCTACCTCGCGAAGGAGCTGAGCGGCCGGGCGATCCGCGTGAACTCGGTCTCGCCCGGCCCGACCCGCACCCGTCTCGGCGACAACGCCTTCGAGCGATTCCCCGAGGTGATCGACGGGCTCGCCGCCAAGACCGCGTTCGGCCGCATCGGCGAGCCGGCCGACATCGGGAAGGTCATCGCGTTCCTGGTCTCCGACGACTCGGCCTGGATCACCGGCGAGGACATCCTCGCGACCGGCGGCTACGCGCTGTGA